CCGACCACCCTGACCTTCAGGAATGGTTTGCCAGCGAAGTCATGTCCACGAGCCACAAGCAACTGCAGCAAATCAAACAGCTCAAGCAACTGCGCCAGAGCGACCTGGAGATGATCCGGGTACTCGACGACTTGATCGAAGTGCTGATCAGCAAAGGCGTGATTCGCGTCACCGACTTGCCAGCGCCCGCGCAGGCCAAACTCATGGACCGCAGCCAGGCCCGGGAAGCGTTGGGCGGGTTGAGTCATTTGGTTGATGATGATGAGGAAGGGTTTATCTGAGTCTACGGCTCGTCAGCGCCTGCACTGACGCTATCGCGAGCAGGCTCGCTCCCACAGGGTTTTGTGTTGCGCACAAATCCTGTGGGCCCCACCGATCAAACTGAGGGAGCGAGCCCGCTTGCGATGGCGCCATCACAAATGACTCAAATCCAGTCGCCTACGCCCAAGGCTTCGGCTCACCCACCAACCGCCCCTGAACCCCGTACACACCCATCTCGCGAATCACCGCCAACTCGCCTTCCGTCTCGACCCGCTCGGCAATCAGCGGCAAATCGATGCTGTGGGCCGCTCGCTGAATGGCTTCGATGAACAAGCGTTTGTCCCCTTCCTGATCGATCGCACGGATGTAACTGCCATCGATTTTCAGGTACGCCAACCCGAGCCGCGACAGGTTGCCGATCATGCTGAAGCGTCCGCCAAAGCGTTGCAGGCTCAGCGAGAACCCGAGCTCACGCAAACGTCGAGTCAGCTGTTCGAGTTGCGCTTGCTCGGGCAATTGTTCTTCGCCGATTTCCAGGGTCAGACGCGGCCCAAGATTGGAATGCGCACGCAGCGTGTCGAAAACCGCATTCAACGCCAGCGGATCGCCCAGGGTTGCCGACGACAGGTTCAGCGCCAGCGATTCCTCGTGGCCTTCCATCTGCTCCAACACCAGCTCCAGCATCAGCCGATCCAGGCGCGCCGCCCAGCCGAACCGCTCCAGCCACGGCAGGAAGTGTCCGGCTGGAATGCTTTGGCCCTGATCGTCGATCAGGCGTGAAAGCACTTTGTAGTGCAGCACCAGTTGCGTGTCCTGACTCGCCACGACCGGTTGGAAAAACAAATGGAAGCGCCGTTGATTCAGCGCCTGATCGAGCAGATTGTGCCAGGCATGATGATCGTCGCCGACACGGTCCAGGGCGCTTTGATCGAGGCAAACCCAGTTCGAATCCACCTGGCCTTCAGCCTGCGCCAAGGCCTGATCCGCCAGCCCGAGCACCGCTTGTGGCGCGTCACCATGAACATAGGGCGCCAGCCCGATGGCTGCTACCGAGGGAACGTCGGTGGCACCGGTCGCGTGCAGGCTGGCCAGGCGGTTGTCGAGTTGCTGCGCCAGTTGCAACGCTTCCTCGCGCACCAACCCTGGCGCCAGCACGGCGAATTCACCGCCACGAATGCGTGTGACCAGGTTCAGGGTTTCCGGGAATTTGGCGCACTCGCGGGACAACTGCTCGCCGACCGCACGAAGCAACGCATCAGTGCGCTGTCCGCCCAGACGCTGATTGAGACCGGCCAGATCCTTGACCCGCAACAACAGCAAATAACCTGAACTGGCCTGTTCGGGGTTGCTCACCCGTGTGTTCAATTGCATTTCGAAATAACGTCGGTTGGCCAGCCCGGTCAGGTTGTCCTGATAGGACTCGACCCGCAGCTTTTC
The Pseudomonas sp. MYb327 DNA segment above includes these coding regions:
- a CDS encoding tryptophan synthase subunit beta, with protein sequence MFYVQRNTDGQLMRVEAEAYAESTETLPADHPDLQEWFASEVMSTSHKQLQQIKQLKQLRQSDLEMIRVLDDLIEVLISKGVIRVTDLPAPAQAKLMDRSQAREALGGLSHLVDDDEEGFI
- the lapD gene encoding cyclic di-GMP receptor LapD, with amino-acid sequence MSLFKQLLIAICLFLIIAFTGSFMVSLESSRTQYVNQLRSHAQDAATALALSLTPNIDDPAMTELLVSSIFDSGYYAKIRVVDLSNDKTLVERSGIPADTNVPEWFVKLIGLEPAGGDAIVSRGWEQAARVEVVSHPMFALAKLWQSALGSLAWLLICGVVSAILGALLLRRQLKPLDYMVQQSHAIARREFLSLPELPRTPELRRVVQAMNQMVEKLKALFQEQAERSEKLRVESYQDNLTGLANRRYFEMQLNTRVSNPEQASSGYLLLLRVKDLAGLNQRLGGQRTDALLRAVGEQLSRECAKFPETLNLVTRIRGGEFAVLAPGLVREEALQLAQQLDNRLASLHATGATDVPSVAAIGLAPYVHGDAPQAVLGLADQALAQAEGQVDSNWVCLDQSALDRVGDDHHAWHNLLDQALNQRRFHLFFQPVVASQDTQLVLHYKVLSRLIDDQGQSIPAGHFLPWLERFGWAARLDRLMLELVLEQMEGHEESLALNLSSATLGDPLALNAVFDTLRAHSNLGPRLTLEIGEEQLPEQAQLEQLTRRLRELGFSLSLQRFGGRFSMIGNLSRLGLAYLKIDGSYIRAIDQEGDKRLFIEAIQRAAHSIDLPLIAERVETEGELAVIREMGVYGVQGRLVGEPKPWA